The genomic region GTTGGCCCCCGGCCTGTTCGTCTGGCGGGACTTCGTGAACGTGCCGCAGCAGGCTGCCGAAATCGAGATCGTCGGCCAGCAATGGCAATGGGGTTTCCGCCTGCCCGGCAAGGAAGGCCGCCTTGGCACGACCGACGCCAAATTCGTGAGCGCCGACAACCCGCTCGGGCTCAATCCCGACGATCCCGCCGGACGGGACAACGTCGTGGTGATCGGCGATGACCTGCATCTGCCGGTCGGCCACCCCGTCAAGCTGCTGCTCCGCTCCATCGATGTCGTGCACGATTTCTGGGTGCCGGAGTTCCGCGCCAAGATGGACCTGATGCCGGGCCTGGTCACGTATTTCTGGGTCACGCCGACGCGAACCGGCACGTTCGAGATCTTCTGTGCCGGCTTCTGCGGTATCGGGCACCCGCAGATGCGCGGCAATCTCGTGGTCGATACCGAGGGCGACTACCGGAGCTGGCTGGCAAAGCAGAAGACCTTCGCCGAATTGTCACCGCCGGCCGCGGAAAAATAAGGGGGAAGCGTTGCGATGGTCGATGTCACGCTGGGCGCGGGCGGGGCCGGCGCGGCGGCCGAAAGCGGGGAGATGGAGCTTTACCACCCGCAGAGCTGGGTCACGAAATATGTCTGGTCGCAGGACGCCAAGGTCATCGCCATCCAGTATGCGCTGACGGCGATGGCAATCGGCCTGGTGGCGCTGGTGCTGTCCTGGCTGATGCGACTGCAACTGGCCTTCCCCGGCCAGTTCGCCTTCATCCAGTCATCCGACTACTATCAGTTCATCACCATGCACGGCATGATCATGGTGATCTACCTGCTCACGGCGCTGTTCCTGGGGGGATTCGGCAACTACCTCATTCCGCTGATGGTGGGGGCCCGGGACATGGTGTTCCCCTATGCGAACATGCTGAGCTACTGGATCTACCTGCTCGCGGTGCTGGTCCTGGTTGCCGGCTTCTTCGTCCCCGACGGCCCCACCGGCGCGGGCTGGACGCTCTATCCGCCCCAGGCCATCCTCGCCGGCACACCGGGGGAAAGCTGGGGCATCATCCTGATGCTCGTCTCGCTGATCCTGTTCATCATCGGCTTCACCATGGGCGGGCTGAACTACGTGGTGACGGTGCTGCAGGCACGCACGCGCGGGATGACGCTGATGCGCCTGCCGCTGACGGTCTGGGGCATCTTCACCGCGACCGTGATGGCCTTGCTGGCCTTCCCCGCCCTGTTCGTCGCCTCCGTGATGATGCTGTTCGACCGGCTGTTGGGCACCAGCTTCTTCATGCCGGGCCTGGTGGCAATGGGCGAGCACCTGAAATACGGCGGCGGCAGCCCGATCCTGTGGCAGCACCTGTTCTGGTTCTTCGGCCATCCCGAGGTCTACATCGTCGCCCTGCCCGCCTTCGGCATCGTCTCCGACCTGATCAGCACGCATGCGCGCAAGAACATCTTCGGCTACCGCATGATGGTCTGGGCGATCGTGGCGATCGGCGCGCTCAGCTTCGTCGTCTGGGCCCACCACATGTACGTCAGCGGCATGAACCCGCGCTTCGGATTCTTCTTCGCCACCACGACACTGATCATCGCCGTGCCGACCGCGATCAAGGTCTATAACTGGATCCTGACGCTGTGGCGCGGCGACATCCACCTGACGGTGCCGATGCTGTTCGCCCTGGGGTTCATCGTCACCTTCGTCAATGGCGGGCTGACCGGCCTGTTCCTCGGCAACGTGGTGGTGGACGTGCCGCTGTCGGGGACCATGTTCGTGGTTGCCCATTTCCACATGGTGATGGGCGTGGCACCGATCCTCGTCGTCTTCGGCGGCATCTATCACTGGTACCCGAAGATCACCGGACGGATGCTCGACGATCGGCTGGGCAAGCTGCATTTCTGGATCACCTTCCTGGGCGCCTACGCGATCTTCTTCCCCATGCACTATCTCGGCCTGATGGGGGTGCCGCGCCGCTATTACGAGATGGGGGCCGCCGCCTTCGTGCCGCCCTCAGCGGAGACGCTGAACATCTTCATCACCGTGGCGGCCCTGGTGGTCGGGGCGGCGCAACTGCTGTTCTTCTTCAATCTGGTCTGGAGCCTCGTCAGGGGCCGGGCGGCCGGCGGCAACCCCTGGAACGCCACCACGCTGGAATGGCAGACGCCGCACACGCCGCCGCAGCATGGCAACTGGGGCCGCGACCTGCCGGTGGTCTATCGCTGGGCCTATGACTACAGCGTGCCGGGCGCCGAACGCGATTTCCTGCCACAGAACCAGCCCCCCTCCCCCCAGACCGCCTGACCGGGAAGCCGGCGCGTGGCCGCCATGCTCGTGTTCCTGGGCATCATCGCCGCCATCAGCTTCGGATGGCTGGCGCGGCAGCGGCTCGCATCCAGGCCATGGCTGGAGGAAGGCATCCCGGACGAGGGCAGCGGCGCCGTGCGCCTGCCGGCCGCGAAGCTCGGCCTGGGTGTGTTCCTCGCCGTGGCCGGATCGCTGTTCGCGTTGCTGATCAGCGCCTATGTGCTGCGCACGGAGGTGGCGGCGCCCGATGGCAGCGGTCTGCTTCTGCTGTCGGCGCCCCGGCTGCTGTGGTTCAACACAGGCGTGCTTGCCACCGGCAGCGTTGCCCTGCACCTGGCCCAGGCCGCGGCGCGCCGGGGCCACAGGGCCGGCCTGCGCGATGGGTTGCTGGCCGGCGGGCTGGCGGCCCTGACCTTCGTAGCGGGACAGGTGCTGGTATGGCGGCAACTCGCGGAGGCCGGATATTTCCTGACGACCAGCCCGGCCAGTTCCTTCTTCTACCTGATCACCGGCCTGCACGGGCTGCACGTGCTGGGCGGCGTGGCGGCCCTGGCCCGGACCACCGCCCGGCTGCGGCACGGCGTGCCCACGGAAAGCCTGTGCCTGGGCGTGGAGCTTTGCGCCCTCTACTGGCACTTCCTGCTGCTGGCCTGGGTGGTCCTGTTCGCCGTGCTGATGGGCTGGGCCGGCAATGTCCTCGATGTCTGCCGTGCCTGGCTTGGCTGATGCCGCAGCGGGGACCGACGCATGCGCGAGGGAACGATGGACGATTCCACACTGCCGAACACACCGGACGCCCTGGCGCGCCCCGGACGCTGGCAAGGCGTCGCCGGCGACTGGGCCTCCGACCAGCGGGCGTTCCGGACCGCGTCCTGGGGCAAGGTCATGATGTGGATCTTCCTCCTGAGCGACACCTTCATCTTCAGTTGCTTTCTGCTGTCGTACATGACGGTGCGGATGTCCACCACCGAGCCCTGGCCCAATCCCAGCGAGGTCTTCGCGCTGCGGATCGGCGGCCAGGAGATCCCGCTGATCCTGATCGCCATCATGACCTTCGTCCTGATCAGCAGCAGTGGCACCATGGCCATGGCGGTCAACTACGCCTATCGGCGCGACCGGGTGCGGACGGTGATCCTGATGCTGCTGACGGCCGCCTTCGGCGCCACCTTCGTCGGCATGCAGGCCTTCGAGTGGACCAAGCTGATCACCGAGGGCGTCCGCCCCTGGGGCAATCCCTGGGGTGCCTTCCAGTTCGGATCAAGCTTCTTCATGATAACCGGATTCCACGGCACGCACGTCACCATCGGCGTGATCTTCCTGATCCTGATCGCGCGCAAGGTCTGGCGGGGCGACTTCGACCAGGGCCGCAAGGGCTTCTTCACCAGCCGGTCCGGACGCTACGAGATCGTCGAGATCACCGGCCTCTACTGGCACTTCGTCGATCTGGTCTGGGTCTTCATCTTCGCGCTGTTCTATCTTTGGTAAGGGGCACGACCATGGCGCAGGCCGAGGCGCAGCAGCATCCGATCCGGCTCTACCTCATCGTCTGGGGCTGGCTGTTCGTGCTCAGCACCTGTTCCTACCTGGTCGATTATTTCGGATTCCAAGGCTATCTCCGCTGGTTCCTGATCCTGCTGTTCATGATCGTGAAGGCGGGCCTGATCGTGGCGGTGTTCATGCACATGGCCTGGGAACGGCTCGCCCTGGTCTATGCGATCCTGGTGCCGCCACTGGTCCTGCTGGTGTTCGTGGGCATCATGGCCTTCGAGTCGGACTACACCCGCTTTACCCGGCTGGCGTTCTTCGCGATGGGACAATAGGAAAAGACAAGGGCTTTGCCCTTAACCCGGCAGGGGCCACAAGGCCCCCGCGGCCCAAGAATGGGATCCAAGGGCCTATGGCCCTTGGTGGAGGTCCAGGAGGCAAAGCCTCCTGGTAGGGTGCGGGGCAAGGCCCCGCCGTCACGGCCTGAGAGTGATTCCGGTAAACGGCGTGCCTCCCAGCACATGCACCTTGTAGCCGACCACATTGCTGCGCACCGCTGAAAACGCCGGGGTGTCAGCGAACAGCACGGCGGGAACGTCTTCGGCGAAAACCTCCTGCGCCTGTTGGTACAGCTTCGTCCGCTCGACTGGATCGCTGACCACGTTGGCGCGGGAGACGAGATCGCTGAAGGCGGCGTTGCACCAGCGGCTCCAGTTGCCGGGCCGGGGCTTGCCGCCGGGGCAGGCCCAGTAGCCGTAGACGAGCTGGCTCGGGTCCGGGTAATCCCAACTGCCGCCCAGCATGCCGACCGGGGCCTCGCTGCTGCGCACCCGGCGCAGGTACTCGCCCCATTCATAGGTCACGATCTCGGCCTGCACGCCGATCTTCGCCCAGTCGGCCTGGATCATTTCCGCGGCCCGGCGTCCGTTGGGCATGTAGGCGCGCGCCACCGGGATGGCCCAGATCTGAGTGCGGAATCCCTCCGGATAGCCGGCCTGCACCAGCTTCGCCTTCGCCGCGGCGGGATCGTACGGGCGCGGCCGCACGCCGGGATTGTGCCCCCACAGCACCGGCGGGATCAGGGCCCCGGTCGGCTCCCCCACCCCCTGGAAGACGCTTGCCACCAGCGATTTCAGGTCGATTGCCATGGCCAGCGCCTCGCGCACCTCCCGCTTGTCGAAAGGCGGGCGGTCGGAGCGGAAGGCGATATAGCCGATCGAGGCCATCTTCCCGCTCGCGAGCCGCAGTTGCGGATTGGCGCGAATGGCGTCGAAATCGGCCGGGTTCGGATAGCGGGCGATATGGCATTCGCCAGCCCGCAGCTTGGCCAGCCGCACCGCCGGATCAGGCACGATGGTAAATACGAGGGACTCGACCTGGGCAACCCGGTCCGGCAGCCTGGCCTGTTTCGCCCAATGCTGCGGGAAGGCGCGGAAGCGCAGATCGGTGTCGCGCTGGTAGCGCACGAAGGAGAACGCGCCAGTGCCGATCGGCTCGCTGTCCAGCCGCTCCGGCGTGCCCGCCGCCAGCAACTTCTCCGCATATTCGGCCGAGAAGATGGCGAAGGACTGCATCGACAGGATGCCGAGCAGGGAGGCTACCGGTTCCTTGAGGTCGAAGCGGACGGTGTGATCATCCACCGCGACCACGGCGTTGACGCGGTCGCGCAGCAGCGAATCCCATTCGTCGTAGCTGAGGCCGCCGATACGATGGAACGGATGGTTGGGGTCCAGCATGCGGTTGAAGCTGAACACCACGTCGGTGGCCGTGAGATCGCGTGTCGGCGTGAATGACTTGTTGGCGTGGAACTTCACGCCGCGGCGCAGATGGAACGTCACCGACAGCCCGTCCGGTGCCGTGCTCCAGGATTCTGCCAGGGCCGGCTGAATGACCGAGCCGCCGCGCTCGGTCTCGACCAGTTCGTCGTAGATCTGCGCACCGACATCGAAGACGGTGTTGGCGGTCGAAAGCTGCGGGTTCAGCACCGCCGGACTCGCCTCGGTGCAGACCACCAGCGTGCTGGCGGCCCGGGCGGCGGGCGCTGCCAGCCCGAGCGCGAGACCGGCCGCGGCAGCCAGCGAAATGCGACGGATCATGCGCCCCCCTCCCCGGCATAGGCGGCGGCGAGTTCCGGCAGCAACAGCGTCCAGGCAGCCATGCCTTCGTCGAAGGAGGACAGCCGGAAGAACTCGTTGGGCGCGTGCACGCCGGAATCGGAAATGGCGTAGGAGACCATCACCGTTTCCATTCCAAGATGCTCTTTGATCAGCGACGAGATCGGCAGGGTCCCGCCGACGCCGACATGCAGCGGGCGCTCTCCGTGCAGGGCCAGCATCATGCGCTCGACGGCCAGCAGCGCCGGATGGTCGTCGGGCAGCGCATAGGCGCGGGCACCGCCGGCTCCGCGTCGCACGGTCAGACGGGCGTAAGGCGGGCACTGCGCCTGCAGATGCCGCTCCACCGCCGCTGCCACCACCTGCGGATCCTGGCCGATGCCCAGGCGGCAGGTGATCTTGGCGCTGGCGGTATGCGGCAGCACCGTCTTGGTGCCGGGCCCGCTATAGCCGGAGGTGATGCCGTTGATCTCCAGCGTCGGGCGCAGCCACATCGCCTCCAGCATATTCACGCCACGTTCCACCGCCCCCGGCAGGGCGCCGATCTCGCCGAGAAACCCCGCCTCGTCGAAATCGATCGCGGCGATGGCGGCACGGTCCTGCGGCCCTGGCGGACGCAACCCTTCGAAGAAGCCGGCGACGGCAACGCGGCGGTCGGCATCGTGCAGACTGGCGACCATCTGGCAGAGAACCGTGGCGGCATTGGCCACCGCCCCGCCGTAGCGGCCCGAATGCAGGTCCTCGTTGGCCGTCTCGACGGTGAATTCCAGCGCGCAGAGACCGCGGCTGTTGGTATTGACGCTGACCAGATCGGGCCGCCAGCGGCTGCCATCGGCCGAGATCAGCACATCGGCACGCAGCAACGCGGCATGGCGCTGCAGGATGGTGGCGAGCGAACGGCTGCCGACCTCCTCCTCGCCTTCCAGCAGCAGCCGGACATTGACCGGCAGCCGGCCCTCGGTCGCCAGCACCGCCTCGATGGCGGCGAGCGCGGTCCACAGCGGCCCCTTGTCGTCCGAAGCACCGCGGCAATAGACACGCCCGTCGCGGATGGTTGGCTCGAACGGCGGCGATCGCCACAAATCCAGCGGGTCGGGCGGCTGCACGTCGTAATGGCCGTAGACCAGGATGGTGGGGGCGCCGGGAGCGCCGAGCCATTCGGCATAGACCGCCGGATTGCCGCCTTCCTCGATCAGCCGCGCCCCTTGCAGGCCGATGCGCGTGACATGATCGCGCAGGAAGGCCGCGGCCTCGGCGACCGCCCCCGCGCAGGCGGGATCAGTGCTGACGCTGGGGATACGCATCAGCGCCAGCATCTGCTGCAGCAGGCGGTCGCGGTGGACCGCCAGCCACGACTGCGCCGCGGCAGAGGACCGCGGCGCCTGCTGCACGGTCACCGCGCCGCCGTGAACACGACTTCCAGCAGCGTGTCCTTGCTGCCGAGATCGGCGACGCCAATGGTCGCACGGGTCGGCAGATGCTCGCCGAAGAAGGCGACCCAGGCCTCGTTCATCTCCTTCTTCAGCCCCAGGTCAGTGACGTAGATGGTGGCCGCCAGCACCTTGTCGCGGCCGCTGCCGAACGGGGCGAGAATGGCCTCGAGCCGCTGCAGCACCTGCTCGGTCTGCCCCTTCATGCCGACGCTGCGGTCCTCGGCGACCAGCCCGCCGACATGCAGCACGCCGTTATATTCCACCACGCGGTGCATGATCGGCGTGCGGCCGTGTCGTTCGATCATTTACAAAATCTCCTGGTTGGAAGGGGTCATGCCGGCCGAATCCCCGAAAGCGGCGAAACGGCGGACCGAAAACGGGGCGATCGGCAGGGAGGCGGTGCCGGTCTCCACCAGCTCGGCCAGCAACTGGCCGACGATGGGGCCAAGCTGGAAGCCGTGTGCGGAGAAACCGAAGGCGTGGAAGGCACCTTCCTCGGTGCTGCTCGGGCCGATCACCGGCATGTCGTCGGGCAGGCGCGATTCGATGCCGGACCAACTGCGCACCACCACCGCATCGCGCATCACCGGAAACAGCGAGGCCACGGTCGCAGCGCTCTCGTGCAGCTTGCGGAAATCGACCGAGGAGGTCTCGCGGTCCAGATAGGGAATGCCGCGATAGCCGCCGCCGATCATCACCGTCCGGTTCGGCATCTGCTTGAAGGACAGCTTGCGCTCCACGCCGATCACCACCGGCTCGACGAAAGGCGGCAGCGGCGCGGTCACCATCATCATCGGCGCGATCGGTTCCAGCGGCACCGTCTCGCCCAGCGCCGCCGCCACCTCCGCGCCCCAGGCACCGCCGCAGTTCAGCAGCACCGCGGCTTCCACCGGGCCAGCGGTGCTTGCCACCTGCCACCGCCCGGCCACGCGGCGGAAGCCGGTGGCGCGCGTGCCTTCCAGCACGGTGGCGCCGGCGCGGATCGCCGCGGCACGGAAGGCCATGGTGGTGTGATAGGGACTGGCGAAACCGTCCTCGCGCGAGACCAGCCCGCCCAGGCAACCCGGCGCCAGCGCCGGCAACAGCGCGTACAGCTCCTCCGGGCCGATCAGTTCCTCATGCGTGTAGCCATGCGCCGCCATCTCCGCGGCACGGTCGCGCAGGCGGGCGAGCCCGGCCTCGGTCTCCGCCACCGCGACCTGGCCGCTGACCTGAAAACCACAGTCCTCGCCGACCAGATCGGCGATATGGTGCCAGATGCGCATGGAGGCGCAAGAGAGCGGCACCTCCGGCAGCACGCGCAGCAGCCGCCGCACCCCGCCCGCGTTCACGCCCGAGGCATGGCGGCCGGCGCTTTCCTTCTCCAGCAGGATCACGCGGCGGCCGCGCCGGGCCAGATGCAGGGCGGCGGAGCAGCCGTGCAGGCCGCCCCCCACCACCACCGCATCCGCCGTCAGGCTCACCGGGGGATGTCCATGGCGGCCAACTCGCCCACGGTGACCGGCTTGAGTGGCGGGCGGATGCGGAAATACCCGACCTCGTCCATGCCGATGCCGCGCTCGGCGGCGATCAGCGCCGAGACGGTCAGGCCGCACATGCGCCCCTGGCACGGCCCCATGCCGGCGCGCAGGAAGCTCTTGGCCTGGTTGGGACCAAGGCAGCCGTGCCGCACCACCTCCCGAACCTGACCGGCGGTGATCTCCTCGCAGCGGCAGACCACCACCTCGTCGGCCGGGGTCAGGATCTCCGCGCGCGGACGGAATATGCGCTCCAGCAAAGGCCGGATCGCCAGATGCGCCGCCAGTTCCCGCCGGTCCGGGGCGGCCCCGGCGTCACGCCGCGCCGCGTCGATGCGGCCAAGCTGGTGCAGCACCTCCCAGGCGGCGATCCGTCCGGCATGCTCGGCCGCGAGCGCGCCGCCGATGCCGCCGCCATCGCCCGCGACCAGGAAGCCCGGCACGCTGCTGTTGCCCCAGGAATCCAGCACCGGACGGAAACAGCATTGCGCGTCGTCCCAGACATGCTCGCAGCCGAGCGAACGGGTGACCTGCGTCATCGGCACCACGCCCTCGTGCAGCGCCACCAGCGTCGCCGCGACGCGCCGCGGACCGCCCGGCGTGCGGAAGCTGACCGCCTGCGCCTCGGTGTCACCCTCGATGCGGATGTCGCTGACCTCGCGGAAGACCGGGATGCCGGCGCGCCACAGCGCCAGCTTCATCTGCACGCCCTTGAGCAGGTAGCCGCGCGCCACCCGCCCCAGCGCCGCCGGCAGATGCCGCAGCGCCGCCAGTGCATCCGCCCGCGTCGCCGTCTCCAGGATCGCCGCCGGCTTCACCCCGGCGCGCAGGCACTGCATCGCCACCACGGAAAGCAGCGGCCCGGAACCAGCCAGCACCAGCCCTTCGGCGGGCAGTACCTGTGCCGATTTCAGCAGGATCTGCACCGCACCCGCGGTCATCACCCCGGGCAGGGTCCAACCCGGCACCGGCACCGGACGTTCCATCGCACCGGTCGCCAGCACCACCGCACGGCCTTGCAGCAGTTCCGAACGGCCGCCGCTGGTCACCCAGACCTCGCGCTCGGCCGTCACCTGCCAGACCTGGGTGCCAGGCCGGTAACTGGCGCCGCTGGCGCGGAAGCGCGCCGCGAGCGTGCCGCCATGGGCGTATTCCGGGCCGAGGATGCGCAGCAGCCCGGCATTGGCCTGCCCGGCCTCGATGGCGCGGTAGATCTGCCCGCCCGGCGCCGGCTGCTCGTCCAGCACGACGACCTGCGCGCCCTGCTCGGCGAGCAGGCTCGCGGCGGCAAGCCCGGCCGGGCCGGCGCCGATGACGATGGCGTCCCAGACGGTGCTCATGCCAGGCCTCGCGCGCCGTGCTGGCGCCGCACCTGCATCCCCTCGGCGACCGGGGTCTGGCAGGACTGGCGGTTGGCCACGCCGTCGATCTCGACGAGGCAGTCGAAGCACACGCCCATCATGCAATGCGGGGCGCGCGGGGCACCGCTCACCGGGGTCTCGCGGAAGACGCCGATCCCGGCCGCCAGCAGGGCCGCCGCGACGGTCTCCCCGGGCCGGGCGGCGATGCTCTGCCCCTCGAAGGTGAAGCGCAGCGTCGCCTGCGCCGGATCAAGCCGCTTGAACATGGAATCGCCTGCTGGAGAAAGTCTCGAAACCTTGGGGAAGCGCGCCGGCCAGGATGGCGGGGGCCAGCGCCAGCGCATGCGCGCCGGCCAGCGTCACGCCGCTGTGGCAGGCCGCCGAAAACGCGCCGGGATGGGTTTCCGACTGGTCGTAGACCGGGAAGCCGTCCGGCGTCATGACACGCAACGCGCCCCAGACGCGCACAACCGTGGCATCGGCCAGGCAAGGCAGCGCCGCGAGGTTGCGCGCCGCGATCTCGTGCATCGCCGCGGCGGTGGTGCCGGCATTGAAGCCGACATCCTCGTGGCTGTCGCCGAGCATCACCGAGCCTTCCGCGGTCTGGCGGATGGTGTGGCCGGGATAGTCGAGGAAAGGCCGCATCCGCTCGGTGACCAGGATCTGGCCGCGCAACGGCGTCACCGGCATGTCGAGCCCCACCATCGGCGCCAGTCGCGCCGCGCCGAGCCCGGCGGCAATGACGATCTTGCCGCTGCGCAGCGTGTTCGCCCCGGCCTGCACGGTGAAGCTGCCTTCGGTGGGATCGATGCGATCGACCATGTGGTTGGGCAGATACGTGCCGCCCGCCGCCACCAGCGCCTGCTGCAACGCCCGCAGTGTGTACAACGGGGATGCGTGGCCGTCGCGCGGACAATAGGCGGCGCCGACCACGCGGTCGCCAATGGCCGGCACCATGGCACGCAACTCGTCGCGGTGAATGATGCGGGTGCCGATATCACCGCTTTCATTGTGCATGCGTTGGATGAGAGCCGCACGCTGTTCCAGTTCCGCCTCGGAGAGACAGAAGATCAACCCGCCTGGCTGGCGCAGTGCCACGTCGAGGCCGGTCTTCGCCGCCATGTCGCCGGCCAGCTCCGGCCAAAGCTCCGACGAGCGCAGGGTCCAGCGTGCATAGGCCGGCATGTTCGCGCCCTTGCCCTGCACCCAGACCAGGCCGAAATTGCCGCGGGAGGCGCGGAAGGCCGTGTCGCCCTCGTCCAGTAACCCGACCCGCGCCCCCTGCCGCGCCGCCCCCCAGGCGATCGCGCTGCCGACAAGGCCGCCGCCGACGACCAGCAGATCGAAACTGTCGCTCACCGCCGCCCCCCGGAGAACAGTCGGTCAACGCCGTAGAGCCGGTCGAGCAGGATCAGCAGCACGGTGGTCAGGGCCATGATCACCGCCGAAACCGAGGCAACCAGGGGGTCGGTGGTCTCGGCGATGTGGGAGAACAGCCGCAGCGGCAAGGGCGTCACTTGCGGCGAGGAAATGAAGATCGTCACGGTCAACTCATCGAAAGAGGAAATGAAGGCGAGGATCCAGCCGCCGGCGATGCCGGAGAGCAGCAGTGGCACGGTGATGCGCCAGAAGGCCCGCCAGGAGGACGCGCCGAGCGAGACGGCCGCGCGGTTGAGGTTGGGATCAAGCCCGGCCACCGCCGCCAGCACCATGCGCAGCACGTAGGGACCGACGACGATGGCATGGCACAGCACCAGCCCACCGAAGCTCCCTTGCACCCCGAACAGCGTCAGGAAGCGCAGGAAGCCGACGCCAAGCACCACCGCCGGCACCATCAGCGGCGACATCACGAAGCCCAGGATCGCCTCGCGGCCGGGGAAGCGGAAACGGCCGATCGCCAGCGCCGCCGGCAGCAGCGCCACCGTCGCCAGCGTCGCGGATGCCAGGCCCAGCCGCACCGAGATCCAGAAGCTGTCGATGAAATCGGGATTCTCGCCGATCGCCCGGAACCAGCGCAGCGACGGGCCATCGACCGGCAGCGACAGGTAGCCCTCCGGGGTGAAGGCAACCAGCGCCACCACCACCAGCGGTGCCAGCATGAAAATGACGAACAGCGCGTGGAAGGCCAGCGCCAGGGGACCGTTGCGTCTCATGCCGTGGCTCCCTGGGTGCGACGTTCGACGATGCGGTTCCACAGGAGCATGATCGCCATCACGGATGCGACCAGCAGGCAGGCGATGGCGGCGCCGAGCGGCCAGTTGAGCGTGGCAAGGAACTCGTCGTAGATCGCCGTCGCCGCCACCTTCAGCCGCCGTCCGCCGATCAGCGCCGGGGTGGCGAAAGCACTGGCCGACAGCGAGAACACGATCAGGCTGCCCGACAGCACGCCCTGCATCACCTGCGGCAGCACGATGCGGAAGAATACCACAGCATCGGAAGCGCCGAGCGAAATCGCCGCGTTCTCGCCGGCGGGATCGACGCCCTGCAGCGCGGTCCAGACGGCCAGCACCATGAATGGCACCATCACATGCACCAGGGCGATGATGATGCCGGTTTCGGTGAACAGCAGCTCGACCGGCGTGCCGCTCAGGTGCAGGGCCTGCAGTCCCTGGTTGATCAGGCCGTTGCGGCCCATCAGGATGGTCCAGCCCAGCGTGCGCACCACCACCGAGATCAGCAGCGGCCCCAGCACCACCAGCAGGCAGAGGCCCCGCCAGCGCGGGCTCAGCCGGCTGATGATCCAGGCTTCCGGCACGCCGATCAGGGTGCAGATCACCGTGGTAGCCAGCGCGATCCGCAGCGTGCGCAGGAAGATCGTATGGAAATACCCGTCCGACAGCACCTCGGTGTAGTTGTGGAGCCCCCAGGTGAGCAGCACGCCTTCGGTGTCGCTGTAGCTGTTGAAGGAGAGCAGCGCGGTCATGGCCAGCGGGGTGGCCAGCATCACCCCGTAGAGCAGCAGCGCCGGCAGGCAGAGCCAGTACGGCGTCGCCCGGGGCCGGCGCACCGTGGCGGGATCAGTGGCCAAGGCGGGCGGGCTCCGCGGGCAGCACGCGCAGGCTGGAGGCATGCCAGTCGAGCCCGACCACATCCCCCTCCGCCGGCGGCACCCGGTTGGTGTTCTGCTGGTAGACCAGCAATTCGCCGAGGTCGCTGTCGACCTGGAACAGCCAGTGCGTGCCGAGGAACAGGCGGGAGCGGATGGTGGCGCGCAACTGCCCGCTGCCGGGCTCGGTCATCCACAGTTTCTCCGGCCGCAACGAACACAGCACCTCCCCTTGGGGCGCCGGTGGCCCGCCCGGCGGCAAGGCCAGGGTCAGCCCGCCCGGCAGCGCGATGCTGCGGCCGGTGACGCGCGCGGGCACGTTGTTGCTCTTGCCGAGGAAGGTGGAGGCGAAATCGTCCGCCGGGTATTCGTAGGCAGCCTCGGGCGTGTCGATCTGCACGATGCGGCCGGCACGCATCACCGCGATGCGGTCGCTCATCGCCATCGCCTCGTTCTGGTCATGCGTCACCATGATGGTGGTGATGCCCAGGCTGCGCTGCAGGCGGCGCAACTCGATCTGCATGTCCTCGCGCAGCTTGGCGTCGAGGTTGGACATCGGCTCGTCGAGCAGCAGCAGCCGCGGCTCGATCACCAGCGCGCGGGCAAGCGCCACGCGCTGCTGCTGGCCACCGGAAAGCTGGCGCGGATAGCGCCCGGCGAGATGGGCCAGATGCACCAGTTCCAGCGCCCGCCCGACCCGCTCGGTGCGCTCGGCGCGAGGCAC from Rhodovastum atsumiense harbors:
- a CDS encoding FAD/NAD(P)-dependent oxidoreductase, with amino-acid sequence MSTVWDAIVIGAGPAGLAAASLLAEQGAQVVVLDEQPAPGGQIYRAIEAGQANAGLLRILGPEYAHGGTLAARFRASGASYRPGTQVWQVTAEREVWVTSGGRSELLQGRAVVLATGAMERPVPVPGWTLPGVMTAGAVQILLKSAQVLPAEGLVLAGSGPLLSVVAMQCLRAGVKPAAILETATRADALAALRHLPAALGRVARGYLLKGVQMKLALWRAGIPVFREVSDIRIEGDTEAQAVSFRTPGGPRRVAATLVALHEGVVPMTQVTRSLGCEHVWDDAQCCFRPVLDSWGNSSVPGFLVAGDGGGIGGALAAEHAGRIAAWEVLHQLGRIDAARRDAGAAPDRRELAAHLAIRPLLERIFRPRAEILTPADEVVVCRCEEITAGQVREVVRHGCLGPNQAKSFLRAGMGPCQGRMCGLTVSALIAAERGIGMDEVGYFRIRPPLKPVTVGELAAMDIPR
- a CDS encoding (2Fe-2S)-binding protein; the protein is MFKRLDPAQATLRFTFEGQSIAARPGETVAAALLAAGIGVFRETPVSGAPRAPHCMMGVCFDCLVEIDGVANRQSCQTPVAEGMQVRRQHGARGLA
- a CDS encoding NAD(P)/FAD-dependent oxidoreductase, whose amino-acid sequence is MSDSFDLLVVGGGLVGSAIAWGAARQGARVGLLDEGDTAFRASRGNFGLVWVQGKGANMPAYARWTLRSSELWPELAGDMAAKTGLDVALRQPGGLIFCLSEAELEQRAALIQRMHNESGDIGTRIIHRDELRAMVPAIGDRVVGAAYCPRDGHASPLYTLRALQQALVAAGGTYLPNHMVDRIDPTEGSFTVQAGANTLRSGKIVIAAGLGAARLAPMVGLDMPVTPLRGQILVTERMRPFLDYPGHTIRQTAEGSVMLGDSHEDVGFNAGTTAAAMHEIAARNLAALPCLADATVVRVWGALRVMTPDGFPVYDQSETHPGAFSAACHSGVTLAGAHALALAPAILAGALPQGFETFSSRRFHVQAA
- a CDS encoding ABC transporter permease, with product MRRNGPLALAFHALFVIFMLAPLVVVALVAFTPEGYLSLPVDGPSLRWFRAIGENPDFIDSFWISVRLGLASATLATVALLPAALAIGRFRFPGREAILGFVMSPLMVPAVVLGVGFLRFLTLFGVQGSFGGLVLCHAIVVGPYVLRMVLAAVAGLDPNLNRAAVSLGASSWRAFWRITVPLLLSGIAGGWILAFISSFDELTVTIFISSPQVTPLPLRLFSHIAETTDPLVASVSAVIMALTTVLLILLDRLYGVDRLFSGGRR
- a CDS encoding ABC transporter permease, with amino-acid sequence MATDPATVRRPRATPYWLCLPALLLYGVMLATPLAMTALLSFNSYSDTEGVLLTWGLHNYTEVLSDGYFHTIFLRTLRIALATTVICTLIGVPEAWIISRLSPRWRGLCLLVVLGPLLISVVVRTLGWTILMGRNGLINQGLQALHLSGTPVELLFTETGIIIALVHVMVPFMVLAVWTALQGVDPAGENAAISLGASDAVVFFRIVLPQVMQGVLSGSLIVFSLSASAFATPALIGGRRLKVAATAIYDEFLATLNWPLGAAIACLLVASVMAIMLLWNRIVERRTQGATA
- a CDS encoding ABC transporter ATP-binding protein encodes the protein MSFLELTGLARRYGDFHAVSDVTLAMRQGEFVSLLGPSGCGKTTTLQMIAGFIEPTAGSVTIEGRDLTRVPANRRGIGIVFQSYALFPHMTVAANVAFGLEMRRVPRAERTERVGRALELVHLAHLAGRYPRQLSGGQQQRVALARALVIEPRLLLLDEPMSNLDAKLREDMQIELRRLQRSLGITTIMVTHDQNEAMAMSDRIAVMRAGRIVQIDTPEAAYEYPADDFASTFLGKSNNVPARVTGRSIALPGGLTLALPPGGPPAPQGEVLCSLRPEKLWMTEPGSGQLRATIRSRLFLGTHWLFQVDSDLGELLVYQQNTNRVPPAEGDVVGLDWHASSLRVLPAEPARLGH